The following nucleotide sequence is from Mesorhizobium sp. J8.
GGTCACATAGGTTATTCACTATTCTTTACATTAGGGTTTATGAATGTGAAAGCCACGAAAACGTCATCCGCTTTCGCGCCCTTGCGCGCTTTCTCTTTGCCTCGCCCTTGCTAAAAGTGATGCGCGTCCATGCGCCGGCAGATTCTGGCGAACAGCGCAGGCAACGGGAACCTTTTTCGCATGACGTGGACTGGCGCGGGCGCATTTTTCATCCTGGTGGCCACCTATGCCGGTGTGGCCGTCGGCCGCATTCCGGGCCTGCGCATCGACCGCGCCGGCATCGCGCTGCTGGGTGGCGCCGCCATGATCGCCATCGGCGCGATCGGCATCGAGGACGCCTATAAAGCCATCAACTTCGACACCATCACGCTGCTGCTCGGCATGATGATCGTGGTCGCGCATCTGAAGGTTTCGGGAGCGTTCCGCGCGCTTGGCGGCTTCGCCATCGAGCATGCCCATGCACCATTCATGCTTTTGGTCATGGTGACGCTGTTGACCGGCGTGCTCTCTGCCTTCCTGGTCAACGACGCGATCTGCCTGGTGATGGCGCCGATCGTCGTCCACGTCACACGGGTCATCAACCGCAACCCGGTGCCTTACCTCATCGCCACCTGCACGGCCTCGAACTGCGGCAGCGTCGCTACCATCACCGGCAACCCGCAGAACATGGTGATCGGCGCGCTGTCTGGCATTTCCTATCCGGCCTTCACGCTGGCGCTCGCGCCGGTGGCGCTGTTCGGCCTGCTCTGCGTCATTGTCATTGTGCGCGTCGTCTACCGCGCCGAGTTCTCCCGGCCCGCCGAGCTCAGCCCGGCAGTCTATCGCGGCCGCATGCTGCCTGGGCAGGTGCTGAAGGCGACCATCGTCTGCGTCCTCTTGGCGCTAGCCTTCTTCGCCGGCGTTCCCGTCGCCAAGGCGGCGCTGATTGCCGGCGCCTTCCTGCTGGTCACCCGGGCAATCAAGCCGCGGCGCATCTACCGGGAGATAGACGGGCCGCTGCTGTTCATGTTTGCCGGCCTGTTCGTGGTGATGGCAGGCGCCGAGCGCACATTGCTCACGCCCGACATGATCGCTTGGGCGAAGAATATCGGCCTCGACGATGTCTGGCGGCTCTCCGGTTTCACCGCGGTGCTTTCCAACATCATGAGCAACGTGCCGGCGGTGCTGGCGCTCAGGCCCTTCATTCCCGGCTTGGAGAACCCAGAGCGCGCCTGGCTGGTCGTGGCGATGAGCTCGACGCTTGCCGGCAATTTCACGCTGCTCGGCTCGGTCGCCAACCTGATCGTCGCCGAGCAGGCCAAGGCGGCCGGCAAGGAGCTTTCCTTCTCGGCCTTCTTCAGGGTCGGCCTGCCGCTGACGTTGGTGACGCTTCTCGCCGGCACCGCCTGGCTGGCCTTGTCCTGAAGACCGCCTCTCTGACCGCTACAATCGACGCGCCGGGAGCGTCACGCTCAAGCTTCGTGCTTGCCCGCCATCCTCGCCCGGATCAGCGTCGCGGCGGCATGGCCGGCGGCGTTGATGTAGTCGGGATTGTGATGGATCAGCATGCTCGAAAAGGCGCCGTCCATCAGAAGCACGATCTCGCGCGCCAGCATCTTCGCTGCGCCGATATCGTGGCTTGAAAGTGCGCTGGCCAGCCATTTTTCGAAATTGGTCTTGTGGCGCGCTCCGGCCTTCACCGCCGGGTGCCCTGGCGTCGCCGCCAACTCTGCCGCCGTGCGCAGAAAACCGCAGCCCTTCCATTTGGGGTGGCGCGCTACCCGCGCCAGATTGGTGAAGATTGCTGCCACCTTTTTATCCGCGCCGCCTTCGGCCGCATCGAACCAGCCGGCCATCTGCTCGAGATTGGGTTGATCGCGGCCGTCGAGATAGGCCGCGATCAGATCGTCCTTGCTCTTGAAATGGTAGTAGAGCGTGCGCTTTGTGAGCCCGGCCTTCTCGGCCACCGCATCGACGCTGACGCGGCCGATGCCTTCGGCATAGAACAGCCTGGTCGCCGCGTCGACGAGACGTTTTCGGGTGGGGTTGGTGTTTTCACTCATCCGATAAGTATACCGACTAGTGAATATACAAGCAATCGAAAGCCTGCTCCTTATCGGCCGAACTGCTGGAAAGGATAAGTCATGACCGACCTTGTGCTGAGCGAGATGCGCGATCGCGTCGCAATCCTCACCCTCAACCGCCCCGACAAGCTGAATGCGCTGAACTACGCGCTGATCGACCGGCTGCTTTCGCTCCTCGACCGGATCGAGACAGAAGATGGCGTGCGCGCCGTCATTCTTACCGGGGCAGGGGAGCGGGCTTTTTCCGCCGGTGCCGATATTCACGAATTCTCGTTGGGCGTGGCCGAAGGCGCCGATGTCGCGCTGCGCGATTTCGTGGCGCGCGGCCAACGCCTGACGGCGCGGCTGGAGGCCTTTCGCAAACCCGTTATCGCCGCCGTCAACGGCCTGGCTTTCGGCGGCGGTTGCGAAATCACCGAAGCGGCGCCGTTGGCGATCGCCAGCGATCGCGCGCTGTTCGCCAAGCCGGAAATCAACCTCGCCATGCCGCCCACCTTCGGGGGCACGCAGCGGCTGCCGAGGCTTGCCGGGCGCAAGCGGGCCCTTGAACTGCTTTTGACCGGCGAGGCGTTTTCGCCGCACCGCGCCGTCGAGCTTGGCCTTGTCAACAAGGTCGTGCCACATGCCGAATTGATGCCGCAGGCGCAGGATCTCGCTCGGCGCATCATTGGCCATTCGCCGGCTGCCGTCACCGCTATCCTCACCGCAGTCACCCGCGGCATCAATCACAGCATTGCCGAAGGCTTGCTGGTCGAGGCCGAGCAGTTCGCGCGCATGGCCCCCACGACCGACCTGCGCGAAGGGCTGAGTGCGTGGATCGAGCGGCGCAAGCCGGTCTATGACGGCGCATGGACGCATGTCACCCGGCCGGCTGACACTAAAGGAGCGATGGCTCGATCGAATGGCGAGCGGGGATAGGGCCGGTGATTGATCTGGCTCTATGCCACCGCTTTGAGCGGCGCCGGTGCCTGGACGCGCGCGGCCGCCGCCAGCAGGTCGGTCTGGGTGATCAGTCCGAGGATATGCTGCTCGCCATCGACGATCACCACGGCGTGGCTGCGGCCGTCGGTCAGCACCGGCAGGAGGCTCATCGCCGGCGTTTCGGGCGATGCCGTTCCGGCTTTCGACATCACTCCTTTCACGGTGTCGGTCGCTCGTATCAGCTCGCGCAAGCCGACCGCGCCGGTGAGACGGCCTTTCGTGTCGACTACAGGCAGGGTGCGGATGTTGTGGTCTATGAGCTGTTTGCGCGCCTCGTCGGCGGAGGCCGTTTCGGTCACCGAGATCACATCGCGGGACATGATGTCCCGGCAAAGCAGCGTGCGCTGCGAACGCACCATCGCCTGCAGTTCGACCTGCCGCAGCAGGCGCTCCAGGTCGTCACGGTCGATGTCGAAGGTCTCGTCGAGCGCCGAGAGGGCTGCGTCGACATCCTCGGGCCGGAAGCCGACGCGTTCTGCCGGCGGCCGGTCGGCGGTGCCGTGCCCGCTGGCGGCGGGCACATGCACATGCGGATAGTTGCGCCGAGACAGCTTGTGGAAGAGGAAGCCGAGCGCCACCAGGATGGTCGAATTCAGCGCCACCGGCACGAAGGGAAACAGGAAGCCCGCGGCGGCAACCGCCGGTCCGCCTAGCACTCCGGTAAGCGCCGCGGCACCTCCCGGCGGATGCAATGAGCGCGTGAACGACATGGCGGCGATCGCCAGCGCTACGGCAAGGCCGGAGGCTATCACCGTGTCATGCACGAAATGCGCGACCGTCACGCCGACCAGCGCCGAAATCGTGTTGCCGCCGACGATCGACCAGGGCTGCGCCAGCGGGCTCGACGGAACCGCAAAGAGGAGCACGGCGGAAGCGCCCATCGGTGCGACCAACATGGCCACAAGCGGGCCGCTGCCCATGGCCAGCCCGCTGATCATCCCGGTAAGTGCGATGCCGATGGTCGCGCCGATACAGGCAAGCAGCCGTTCGCGAAGCGTCGCGCCGGCGAGGATCGGAACGAAGAGGCGAAACGCCATGGCAGGTCCTGTCGAACGAGAATTTCGTGCTGCCGGCAATGCCGTCAAAGGTGTCGGTTGGAAAGCCAAACCAATCCGCTTCGT
It contains:
- a CDS encoding anion transporter is translated as MTWTGAGAFFILVATYAGVAVGRIPGLRIDRAGIALLGGAAMIAIGAIGIEDAYKAINFDTITLLLGMMIVVAHLKVSGAFRALGGFAIEHAHAPFMLLVMVTLLTGVLSAFLVNDAICLVMAPIVVHVTRVINRNPVPYLIATCTASNCGSVATITGNPQNMVIGALSGISYPAFTLALAPVALFGLLCVIVIVRVVYRAEFSRPAELSPAVYRGRMLPGQVLKATIVCVLLALAFFAGVPVAKAALIAGAFLLVTRAIKPRRIYREIDGPLLFMFAGLFVVMAGAERTLLTPDMIAWAKNIGLDDVWRLSGFTAVLSNIMSNVPAVLALRPFIPGLENPERAWLVVAMSSTLAGNFTLLGSVANLIVAEQAKAAGKELSFSAFFRVGLPLTLVTLLAGTAWLALS
- a CDS encoding HPP family protein — protein: MAFRLFVPILAGATLRERLLACIGATIGIALTGMISGLAMGSGPLVAMLVAPMGASAVLLFAVPSSPLAQPWSIVGGNTISALVGVTVAHFVHDTVIASGLAVALAIAAMSFTRSLHPPGGAAALTGVLGGPAVAAAGFLFPFVPVALNSTILVALGFLFHKLSRRNYPHVHVPAASGHGTADRPPAERVGFRPEDVDAALSALDETFDIDRDDLERLLRQVELQAMVRSQRTLLCRDIMSRDVISVTETASADEARKQLIDHNIRTLPVVDTKGRLTGAVGLRELIRATDTVKGVMSKAGTASPETPAMSLLPVLTDGRSHAVVIVDGEQHILGLITQTDLLAAAARVQAPAPLKAVA
- a CDS encoding TetR/AcrR family transcriptional regulator, whose product is MSENTNPTRKRLVDAATRLFYAEGIGRVSVDAVAEKAGLTKRTLYYHFKSKDDLIAAYLDGRDQPNLEQMAGWFDAAEGGADKKVAAIFTNLARVARHPKWKGCGFLRTAAELAATPGHPAVKAGARHKTNFEKWLASALSSHDIGAAKMLAREIVLLMDGAFSSMLIHHNPDYINAAGHAAATLIRARMAGKHEA
- a CDS encoding crotonase/enoyl-CoA hydratase family protein — its product is MTDLVLSEMRDRVAILTLNRPDKLNALNYALIDRLLSLLDRIETEDGVRAVILTGAGERAFSAGADIHEFSLGVAEGADVALRDFVARGQRLTARLEAFRKPVIAAVNGLAFGGGCEITEAAPLAIASDRALFAKPEINLAMPPTFGGTQRLPRLAGRKRALELLLTGEAFSPHRAVELGLVNKVVPHAELMPQAQDLARRIIGHSPAAVTAILTAVTRGINHSIAEGLLVEAEQFARMAPTTDLREGLSAWIERRKPVYDGAWTHVTRPADTKGAMARSNGERG